Below is a window of Halarcobacter anaerophilus DNA.
GTTTTGTAAATTCAATTTTGTAATTGAATCTTCTAGAAAAGGCTTTGTCAAGTGATTCTAATAGATTTGTCGTTGCAATAAGTATTCCGTCGAACCTTTCAATCTGTTCTAAAAATATATTTTGCATCTGATTGTGCATTTTTTCACTACCGCTTGTACTTGTTGTAGTTCTTGCACTTAAAAATTGGTCTGCTTCATTTAAAAGAAGAACAGGCTCTGTTTTACTTCTATCTCTTATTTCATAATATTTATCGAAAATTGCTCTTACGTTTTTCTCACTCTCACCCACATACATCGATAAAATCTTAGAACAGTCAAAACTTAAAATCTGTTTTTTCAAAGATTTGGCAAAAGCAAGTGCAGTCAAAGTTTTACCTGTTCCAGCGACTCCATAGAAGATAATTCTTGCTTCTATTCCTCTTCTTTTATCTTTTATTCCCCACTCTTTTAAACGGTTAAATACCTCTTTATCCATTTGCTTTAAAAGTGAATTTAAAATATCTCTTGTTTTATCATTTAAGATTACGTCATCTAAAGATTTGTTTGTTGATACCAGTTCAAACATATCCTGATCTTTTATCAAGGTATCTAACTTTACTTTTCTGTTTGAACTTTTCTTTTTTGTAGGATGAGAGATCTTATATAAAATATCATCGGGAATATAAAAACTTCTGTTTATTCCTCCAAAAGGAGTTAAAACCTCATCATAATCAACCAAACCGTTTGAGATAAGAGTTGAGCCGTCTTCAAGCAGACTTCTGTTTTTTATCTTTTCATAATCATCGCTTGATATCAAATCAATTAAAGAGTTCATATCTCTAATTGTTCCGTCTCCTCCTGCATATTCCTCTTTTAGCAGAGCCAAAAAGAGCATTTGTTCATGTTCGTTTAGATTATTACTTTTAAAAAAATCTTCAAGCAAAATTTGACTGGTTGTCTCTTTCACTCTATCTTTTATTCTATTTTCCAAAAGCGTAAGTTTTGTTTTCAATCTATTTATATTTGGAGAATTTTCATCAAAATTTCTTTTTACTAGATTTAACTGTTGAGCCAAATCTATTTTAAAAAACTGATCTTGCAGATATTCCAAATGATCGCCGTAACTTTTTATCTCAGGCAATACAAAATCTAAAGAGCCTCTTTCTAAAAATTTTAAATATGCAGGAGATAGAGTTACGGGTGAATTTAAAAGTTCCAGTTGGGACATTTCACTTAATTTCATATGGTCAAATCCATTTTGAACAAGCCAACCAAGTCCTAAAAGGGACTTTATTTCATGAATGTGATTTAAATGTTCATAATTTTTCACATCATAAAACTCAGCTAAAATATCAATTACAATTAAAGTATCTCTTCCGCTTATATACTCTTTTGTAATATATTGTAAAATTTTTGCTTCCTCTTTTGAACATTTAAGATGTTTAAAAAAGTTTGTTTTTTCAACATTTTTAGACTTGATATAATCTATAATCTCATTCATTGATTTAATTTTTCCTTTAAATTTTTATAGAAGAGTTCTTTATTTTTTTTATCTTTAAACTCTATCTCATAATCATCATTTATAATAATTGTTAAAGCTCTGTCATCTATTTTTTTTATATCTTTTAATTTTATTACTTTTTTATCATCTTTCAAATTTACTTCAAAACCGTTGTCTATTTCCATAACTTGATCGTTGCAAATTCCTTTGTAACTTCCCTTTGAATAAACTATATTTTTACAGTTTTTATCTTTAAAATGGTTTTCAATTTTTTCTAGATTAGAATTATCAATCATATTTAAAGTTATTACGATAATGGCTACTATTGCTACTAAAACTAAAAAAATCATATAAGAGACTCCAAGGATTTAAAATATTAATATCTTACTACAATTATGTTAAAGGTAATCTATCAAAATATATAATCTATAACTAGTTTTCTAGTTAAGATATTGAAGGAAACCTAAAATAAATGATACGGTAAATAGTGAAAATAGTGTTTCAAAAGTAATAATTGATGCCATCAATTTTGTATCTCCGCCTAATTGTCTTGCTAAAATAAAAGATGAAGAGGCAGTAGGCATTGCCCCGAAAATAATTAAAATAGTCAATAGAAACGGTTCTAAAGAGAACAGTTTTCCTATAACAAACATAGTTAAAGGCATAATTACAAGTTTTAAAATTGATGATACTATTAATTCTGTTTTTGCCTCTTTTATAGAACTTAAATCAAGGGCAAAACCAATAGACAAAAGTCCTAAAGGAAGTGCAGAGGCACTTAATATTTCTATAAATTTAACTGCAATTATAGGAGTATAAATATCAAAATAGTTTATACTTCCTCCAAGTAAGCATGCCAAAATCAAAGGGTTTTTAATAATTGATTTAATCATTCCCAAAAAGGTTGCTTTTGTATCATTTACATAAAAAGCAAAAACCGTAATACATATTACATTTATTGCAGGAATCGCAAAAGTTATAAGTAAAGCTGCAAGAGCAATACCTTTGTCTCCCAAAATAGCAGATACAAGTCCTAAAAAAACATACGTATTAAATCTAATCGCCCCTTGAACGACAGAACTAAAAGGGGCTCCTTGAGTATTCATTTTAAATTTTAAAACAATAGATAAAATTAAAACAAAAACCAATGCCAAAAGTCCCGTTAATACGAAATCAAAGGCTTCAAGATTTTCTAAATTTGCTGTTGAAAGCTTATAAACAAGTAAAGAAGGCATTAATACAAAGTATGTCAGTTTATCTGCATTTTTCCAAAATTCGGCAGAGGGGAAGTCTATCTTTTTAAAAGAGAACCCTGTTAAAATAAGTAAAAAGATTGGAATAAGTGCAGTCAGGATATGTTCCATAGAACCTTCTATTTTTAATTGTAAATGATATTATATCTCATTTTTTGAAAAATCTATTGAAAACTTTCAAAGATTATATCTCTGAAAGTTTTCCAAGTTGAGAAATCATATTGTTTGCACTCTCTTCATTTAGAGGTTTGTCGTAACTTGTTAAAATTTCTCTTGCCAAAATATTCGCACCTAAGTGTTGAAACTGAATTCTCATTGCTTGAAGAACTTTTGTTCCTCCGCCGCCGCTGTGCGTTGCTAATCCTACAAACTTTTCGTTAAAAGCATCTCTCCAGTCTTCTGTTGCTCTTGATGTCCAAGCTATTGCATTGTTTAAGACAGAAGGCATAACTCCGTTGTATTCAGGAGCAATCACGATAAAAGCTTTTAAATCAACTATTTTTTTTGATAAATCTTTTGCCGCTTGAGGAATCCCGTTTTTTTCCTCTTCAATAGTATTATATAAAGGTAGATTCAAACTTACCAAATCAATAAGTTCAGTCTCTATGTTTTGCTCTTTTGCAAGCTCTACAAACTTTTTACCAAGCTTTAAATTATTGTTTGAGCTTGCAACTAAAATACCTATTTTTGCCATAAAAATATCCTTCATTTTAATTAATCGTGAGGCATTTTATAACTTTTACTTTATGTAAAAATTAAATTAATTTCATAACTACTTAATTCAAGGAATATAATTTGTATATAACATCAAAGCAAAGGAAAAAAAATGAAAAAAGAGAAAAAAGCATTTAATCCAGACGATTTTTTTACAACAACAACCGTAAAAGATATTGTTCCTAAATTTGAGCATCTGTATCAAATGAATTTTAAAGAAATAAGCCTAAATAATGAGCTTGTTAAGTTAAATTATGAAATTATCTCAAAAGAGTATAAAGATTTTATGTCAAGCTCTTTAGCTGATTATTATGATTTTGAAGTAGATGAAATAGTTTAATTTAAAAAAACTCTTTGATATCTACATCTAATGCTTTTGAAATCTTGTATAGCTGTTCAATATTATAGTGTTTATTCTCAAGTCCGGCTTCAATCTTGCCTAACATACTAACGGATTTGTGTCCAATTCGAAGTGCTAACTCTGTTTGAGAGATATTTTTTTCTTTTCTGATTCTTTTAATATTACAGGCAATTTTTTTATGAAAATTCTCTATTTCTTCATCGTCAATATCTAAATGAAGTAGCATATTATTCCCTATAGTGAAAGTTTTTTGTAAGTTTAATAGAGTTAGAATTTCTTTTTTATTCCCTATAGGGAATCAATAATATTTTTACAAATTTATGATTTTTTCTATCTCAAGGTCAAATATGAAACAACTTCTTACACTTCTTGAAAACCAAAACTTACCTTTAAATCGATGTTATAACAACTATGAAGTATATGATAATTTTATTCTAATTAGGAAGTCAAAAGAGCTAATTTCGTCTGCAATAGGAACAAAAGAGATGTTGCGGTTATATGAAGTATTTGCAGATTTAAAAAATGTTGAGTTTTTATTACTTGAAAATGAGGATATTAGTATTAAATTAAAAGAAGAATAAAATTATTTAAAAAATTCTGACATATCAACATCTAAAACATAAGCAATCTTTGCTAAATGTTCTAAATTAAAATGACACCCTTTATGAAAAATTTCTGCATTTGATATGATACTTACACTCTTGTGTCCTATTGCATGAGAAAGAGCTAATTGACTAAGACCTTTTTCTTTTCTGAGTCTCTTTACATTTTCACCTATTTTTTTATGAAATTGTTCTATATCAAACTTGTCTATATCCCTCACGCCTTACTTTACCTTGTTATAATAAGTTAAAATTAAATTTTATAACGATAAAATCTTTTAAACAACTTGTTATAACAAGGTAATTAAACTTTAGGAATAAAAATGGAATATTTAATTTCTTTATTAGAAAAAGAAAATTTACAATTTAATATATGTTATAAAGAATATAAAATTGAAAAAAATAAAATACTAATAAAAAAATCAAAAGCAATGTACTCTTCTTTTATAGAAACAAGAGAGCTTTTAAAACTATATAATATTTTTGGGCATTTAAAAAATGTTGAGTTTTTATTACTTGAAAACGAGGATATCAGTATTAAATTAAAAGAAGAAGATCACTAAAAAAACTTTTTACCTCTAAATAAAGATAAAAAAGCTTTTTTAAACGGGAGTGTTAAAAATTCTGTGTCAATCTGATAAAATAATATCAAGGATTGACAATGAAAAAAGAAACAGAGTTTGATTTTAATGAAGCAGTTCAACAACTTTTAGCTGGTAAAAAAATAAGTGGGAAAGATGGTGTACTTGCTCCCTTAGTAAAACAATTAGTGGAAGCTGCATTAGAAGCAGAAGTAGAATCTCATATAAAAGATGATGTATTATCAGGAAATAAGAATAGGAAAAATGGTAAAACATCTAAAACAATAAAATCAACAGATGGAACATTTGAACTAAATACACCAAGAGATAGAGCAGGATCTTTTGAACCACAACTAGTAAAGAAAAATCAAACAACAATTTCAAATGAAATAGAAGAAAGAATAATTTCAATGTATGGCTTAGGATTAAGCTATAGAGATATAATTAAACATATTGAAGAGATATATAGAGTAGAATTATCAACTGCAACAATAAGTGCAATTACGGATAAGATTATTGATAAAGTAAAAGCATGGCAAAGTAGACCATTAGAAACAATTTATCCTTTTGTATGGTTAGATGCAATCCATTATAAAATCAAGGATGGTGGTAAATATGTGTCAAAAGCAGTTTATACTGTTTTAGGACTTCGTTTAGATGGTAAAAAAGAGATACTTGGACTTTATCTAAGTGAGAGTGAAGGTGCAAACTTCTGGCTTAGTGTTTTAAGTGATTTAAACAACAGAGGATTGCAAGATATACTTATTGCAAGTGTAGATGGTTTAAAAGGCTTCCCTGAAGCAATAAAAACAATATTTCCAAAAACAGAAGTACAACTATGTATTATTCATCAAATTAGAAATTCAATGAAATATGTTGCTTCTAAAAACCATAAAGAATTTATGAAAGATTTAAAACCTGTTTATCAAGCAGTATCAAAAGAGATAGCAGAAGACGAACTTCTAAAACTTGATGAGAAATGGGGTAAAAAATATCCTATTGTACTTCAATCTTGGCATAATAAATGGGAAAATCTATCTGTTTATTTTAAGTATCCACCTGAAATTAGAAAAGTGATTTATACGACCAATATTATTGAGTCTGTTCATAGACAATTTAGGAAACTAACAAAAACAAAAGGAGCATTTCCAAATGAAAATTCTTTATTAAAATTATTATATATGGGGATACAAAATGCAAGTGAAAAATGGACAATGCCAGTTAGAAACTGGAATCTAACTCTCTCTCAGTTAGC
It encodes the following:
- a CDS encoding ATP-binding protein; its protein translation is MNEIIDYIKSKNVEKTNFFKHLKCSKEEAKILQYITKEYISGRDTLIVIDILAEFYDVKNYEHLNHIHEIKSLLGLGWLVQNGFDHMKLSEMSQLELLNSPVTLSPAYLKFLERGSLDFVLPEIKSYGDHLEYLQDQFFKIDLAQQLNLVKRNFDENSPNINRLKTKLTLLENRIKDRVKETTSQILLEDFFKSNNLNEHEQMLFLALLKEEYAGGDGTIRDMNSLIDLISSDDYEKIKNRSLLEDGSTLISNGLVDYDEVLTPFGGINRSFYIPDDILYKISHPTKKKSSNRKVKLDTLIKDQDMFELVSTNKSLDDVILNDKTRDILNSLLKQMDKEVFNRLKEWGIKDKRRGIEARIIFYGVAGTGKTLTALAFAKSLKKQILSFDCSKILSMYVGESEKNVRAIFDKYYEIRDRSKTEPVLLLNEADQFLSARTTTSTSGSEKMHNQMQNIFLEQIERFDGILIATTNLLESLDKAFSRRFNYKIEFTKPTLNQRVQLWNKLLPENLPLEEGFDINKLAEHELTGGQIEMVIKNTAFKIAVDDEPLFTVKAFEEQIQKEKKGNFDSENKVGFFS
- a CDS encoding AEC family transporter, with translation MEHILTALIPIFLLILTGFSFKKIDFPSAEFWKNADKLTYFVLMPSLLVYKLSTANLENLEAFDFVLTGLLALVFVLILSIVLKFKMNTQGAPFSSVVQGAIRFNTYVFLGLVSAILGDKGIALAALLITFAIPAINVICITVFAFYVNDTKATFLGMIKSIIKNPLILACLLGGSINYFDIYTPIIAVKFIEILSASALPLGLLSIGFALDLSSIKEAKTELIVSSILKLVIMPLTMFVIGKLFSLEPFLLTILIIFGAMPTASSSFILARQLGGDTKLMASIITFETLFSLFTVSFILGFLQYLN
- a CDS encoding NADPH-dependent FMN reductase; amino-acid sequence: MAKIGILVASSNNNLKLGKKFVELAKEQNIETELIDLVSLNLPLYNTIEEEKNGIPQAAKDLSKKIVDLKAFIVIAPEYNGVMPSVLNNAIAWTSRATEDWRDAFNEKFVGLATHSGGGGTKVLQAMRIQFQHLGANILAREILTSYDKPLNEESANNMISQLGKLSEI
- a CDS encoding helix-turn-helix domain-containing protein; the protein is MLLHLDIDDEEIENFHKKIACNIKRIRKEKNISQTELALRIGHKSVSMLGKIEAGLENKHYNIEQLYKISKALDVDIKEFF
- a CDS encoding helix-turn-helix domain-containing protein, whose translation is MRDIDKFDIEQFHKKIGENVKRLRKEKGLSQLALSHAIGHKSVSIISNAEIFHKGCHFNLEHLAKIAYVLDVDMSEFFK
- a CDS encoding IS256 family transposase, translated to MKKETEFDFNEAVQQLLAGKKISGKDGVLAPLVKQLVEAALEAEVESHIKDDVLSGNKNRKNGKTSKTIKSTDGTFELNTPRDRAGSFEPQLVKKNQTTISNEIEERIISMYGLGLSYRDIIKHIEEIYRVELSTATISAITDKIIDKVKAWQSRPLETIYPFVWLDAIHYKIKDGGKYVSKAVYTVLGLRLDGKKEILGLYLSESEGANFWLSVLSDLNNRGLQDILIASVDGLKGFPEAIKTIFPKTEVQLCIIHQIRNSMKYVASKNHKEFMKDLKPVYQAVSKEIAEDELLKLDEKWGKKYPIVLQSWHNKWENLSVYFKYPPEIRKVIYTTNIIESVHRQFRKLTKTKGAFPNENSLLKLLYMGIQNASEKWTMPVRNWNLTLSQLAIFFEGRLDDFLEV